In Anaerotignum faecicola, the following are encoded in one genomic region:
- a CDS encoding glycosyltransferase — translation MSENKLLLTISFLVSNRIDTIGRLMESLRPLAEGIPSEIIAVDTGSYDGSIEVVEKYADKIVKFDWCGDFSAARNAGLECAEGEWFMYIDDDEYFEDVSGILDFFKSGTYKKYGMAAYEIHNYLGADMAEYSVSFRDGLFRIDNSVKFSGIVHEKVINTKGEKFTLPSFAHHFGYAYKSDEERKAHYTRNITLLKKAVEISPKDVRLMSHLIQEYRANNELEECRKAGEYVLNNLPVKENVNAYGWIVYTMALSAYLSKKDGALKEAGGLLDKYGDIPSIYKAAANFILLKASCENNSAETECAYCRKTIDCIKEFEADEKAGLEYKYMEINGSWVYGRLSVLCEIGVKACCKTGDFLLLGDVLEIAYSPKNLNREDFIDFMKSFLKNNAKYRNVIISKTAALRYDDDLEVLVCRALEKEEFGPALVQPFYDKAAVISVKKNMYNSALLKLAGRNRLNQEVILQEGTREGWDIWIVSSFKELTENELLGLKEGLAGTQYTKNALKKEGFEVTLERYIFIRAMFGTDRECAEMLEEYCACGLHYFRNYYHPNLFAEEDWVNLPSECRFLLWIEKAVEARRGGDTKECINILRKAVNIYPEMGKAVSCYLEDIQNEMNRPQTAADEFNKLGEKVKAEAEKFIAAGQKQAALSILEQLEKLIPGDGGVLRLKEKAEKL, via the coding sequence ATGTCTGAAAATAAATTACTGTTGACTATATCTTTTCTTGTTTCAAACCGTATAGACACAATAGGCCGTTTAATGGAATCGCTGAGGCCGCTTGCCGAGGGTATTCCGTCTGAAATTATTGCGGTTGATACGGGTTCATATGACGGTTCGATAGAAGTTGTGGAGAAATACGCCGATAAAATTGTAAAGTTTGATTGGTGCGGCGATTTTTCCGCCGCAAGGAACGCGGGGCTTGAATGTGCCGAAGGCGAGTGGTTTATGTATATTGACGACGACGAGTATTTTGAAGATGTAAGCGGTATTTTGGATTTTTTCAAATCCGGGACATATAAAAAGTACGGAATGGCCGCATATGAAATACATAATTATTTGGGCGCCGATATGGCGGAGTATTCCGTAAGTTTCCGCGACGGGCTTTTCAGGATTGATAATAGCGTGAAGTTCAGCGGCATTGTTCATGAAAAGGTAATAAATACAAAAGGTGAAAAATTTACGCTGCCATCGTTTGCACATCATTTCGGTTATGCTTATAAATCGGATGAAGAGCGGAAGGCGCATTATACGCGCAATATAACCCTCCTTAAAAAAGCGGTGGAAATAAGTCCTAAAGACGTGCGCCTTATGTCCCACCTGATACAGGAATACAGGGCGAACAACGAGCTTGAAGAATGCAGGAAAGCGGGAGAATATGTGCTTAATAACCTTCCCGTGAAGGAAAACGTAAATGCATACGGCTGGATCGTATATACAATGGCGCTTTCCGCATACCTTAGCAAAAAAGACGGCGCGTTAAAGGAAGCCGGCGGGCTTTTGGACAAGTACGGCGACATACCGTCTATATATAAAGCGGCCGCAAATTTTATACTCCTTAAAGCGTCATGTGAAAATAACAGTGCGGAAACGGAATGTGCATACTGCCGTAAGACTATTGACTGTATTAAGGAATTTGAAGCGGATGAAAAAGCCGGGCTGGAATACAAATACATGGAAATTAACGGATCATGGGTTTACGGACGTCTTTCGGTTCTTTGCGAGATAGGGGTTAAAGCATGCTGTAAAACGGGGGATTTCCTGCTTTTGGGTGATGTTTTGGAAATTGCGTATAGTCCGAAAAATCTCAATAGAGAAGATTTTATAGATTTTATGAAAAGCTTCCTTAAAAACAATGCCAAATACAGAAATGTAATCATTTCAAAAACAGCGGCGCTCAGATATGATGATGATTTGGAAGTGCTTGTGTGCCGCGCCCTTGAAAAGGAGGAATTCGGTCCTGCCCTCGTGCAGCCGTTTTATGATAAGGCGGCGGTTATTTCGGTTAAAAAGAATATGTATAATTCCGCACTTTTAAAATTGGCAGGCCGAAACCGCCTGAATCAGGAGGTTATTTTACAGGAGGGAACAAGGGAAGGCTGGGATATATGGATTGTTTCCTCGTTTAAAGAGCTTACGGAAAATGAACTTTTGGGGCTTAAAGAAGGTCTTGCCGGAACACAGTATACAAAAAACGCTCTGAAAAAAGAAGGCTTTGAAGTAACTCTCGAAAGATATATATTTATTAGGGCGATGTTCGGTACCGATAGGGAATGTGCCGAGATGCTTGAAGAGTATTGCGCATGCGGCCTGCATTATTTCAGGAACTACTATCATCCGAACCTTTTTGCCGAGGAGGATTGGGTTAACCTTCCTTCCGAATGTCGATTCCTGTTGTGGATCGAAAAAGCCGTTGAGGCAAGACGGGGCGGGGATACGAAGGAATGTATAAACATATTAAGGAAAGCGGTTAATATATATCCTGAAATGGGAAAGGCCGTAAGCTGTTATCTTGAGGATATACAAAACGAAATGAACCGCCCGCAGACAGCCGCCGATGAGTTTAACAAGCTTGGTGAAAAAGTTAAAGCCGAGGCCGAGAAGTTTATTGCGGCAGGCCAAAAGCAGGCGGCTTTAAGTATACTCGAACAGCTTGAAAAACTGATTCCCGGCGACGGCGGCGTTTTAAGGCTTAAAGAAAAAGCGGAAAAGCTTTAA